The window ACGCCGACGGGTACACCGACGGGTACGCCGACGGCGGACGAGGAGCTCGCGCTCACGCCCGCGCACACGCCGCGCGACGAGCCCGCGCTCACGCCCGCCCACCCGCCGCACGAGCACCCCGGGACGGGGTCACCCACCCCCACCCCCGAACCCGCGGTCACCGTCGCCGTCGGCGAGGTCCCCGCGCAGGGGCCGCCCGCCCCCGACGACGAGATTCGCACGCACCGCGCGGGCGGCCGGACCGACCCGGCCGCAGGCGCGGCCGAGGACGATATGACGCCGCGCCCCCCGCGGGGCTCCCGCATCGAGGGCCTCCTGCTCGGCCTCGCCGCGGGCGACGCCGCCGGCTGGCCCGCCGCCCGGCACCGGGCCGCCCGCATGCCGGAGTGGACCCGCCGTCTCACCCGTGAGCTGGACACCTTCGCCGAGCAGAACGCCACCACCACCCTCCCGGTCCCCATCGCCCTCAACCAGCCCCCCGAGCCCCTGCGCCTCGGCCCCTCCGACGACGCGGAATGGGCGGCCTTCGCCGCGGAGGCCCTGCTGCGCGCCGGCGACGCCGCCGCCCTCGGCGACCTCAGCCTGGAACGCCGCACCCGCGCCTCGATCGACCTCTCCTGGAACGCCGTGGCCAGCGAGATCGCCGCAGCCGCCGAACGCGCCCCCGAGGTCGAGTCCGCCGTGCTCCCGCTGCGCGCCCGTATCTCCGTGCGCGCCGGCCTCGGCAACCTGGCCACCGGCCTGCGCCCACCGGCCACCGGCCACGACAACCCGCACTACTTCGACGACGCGGCCTGCGTACGGGCCTGCGTGCTCGCCGCGGCCCACCCCGGCGACCCCCGACGCGCCGCCGATCTCGCCGAGTTCGACGCCCGCTACACCCAGGACGGCGACGGCGTGCACGGCGCACGCGCGATGGCCGCCGCGCTCGCGCTGGCGCTCGTCGGCGCGAACGTCGACGACTGCGCGGCGGCGGCCCTGGCCGAACTCCCCGCCGAGACGGAGATCGGCCGCAACGCCCGCCATGCCCTGGACCTCGCCCACCGCCACAGGGAAGAGGGAACTTTCGCTCTGGTCCCGCTCCTGGAGCACCAGATCGTCGACCACGTCTACAGCTACGGCATCGCCGCCGCCGAAACCGTCCCCGTGGCACTCGCCCTGGCCACCGCCGCCGAGGGCCGGATCGCCGAGGCGGTCCCCGCCGCCGCCTGCCTCTCCCGCGTCGCCGACTCCGCCCCCGCCCTCGCCGGCGCCCTGACCGGCGCGCTCGGCGGCGCCGCCGCCATCCCCGACTCCTGGCGGAACGCCTGCCGCACCCTCTCCGGGTGCGCCCTCCCCCGCCTCACCGGCACCGATCTCGTACACCTCGCCGAACTTCTCGCAACCACGGAACTCGCCACCCCCGGAGGATGATTCGGGCATGACGCCCTCGAAGGAACCCCCCACCGCAGTGACCCTCGAAGAACGCATCACCGGCGCCCTGGTCGGCGCCGCCGTCGGCGACGCGCTCGGCGGCCCGGTCGAGGGCTACAGCCCGGAGCAGATCGCCGAGCGCCACGGCGGCCGCGTCCATGGCGTCGTCGGCCCCTGGAACGGCGACGACTGGCGCACCGCCCGCCCCATCGCGCCGTACCACAAGGGCGACGGCCACGTCACCGACGACACCCTGATGACCCACGCGCTGATCCGGGTGTACGACCGCGTACGCGACCACCTGGACGCCTACGCCGTCGCCGAGCACCTGGTGCCCGACATGATGACGACCCCGCGCTGGATCCCCGAACTGGAGGCGGAGGCCCTCCCCCTGCAGCGGGTCTTCCTCGCCGAGAAGTGGCTGGTGGCCCGGATCCACTACGGCCACGTCGACCCGCGCGAGGCCGGCACCGGCAACATCGTCAACTGCGGCGCCGCGATGTACATGGCCCCGGTCGGCCTCGTCAACGCGGCCGATCCGCCCGGCGCGTACGCCGAGGCGCTCGACATCGCGGGCGCCCACCAGTCGTCGTACGGCAGGGAGGCGGCGGGCGTGTTCGCGGCGGGAGTCGCGGCGGCGTGCACGCCGGGCGCGACCGCCGAGTCGGTGATCGAGACGTGCCTGGCCCTGGCGAAGGACGGCACCCGCGCGGCGATCGAGGCCGTGTGCGAAGTGGCCGCCCCCCTCAGGGACTTCGAGTCGGCGCTCCGGCCGCTCCGCGAGGCGGTGGCCCCGTTCGACACGGTCGGCCCGGACTACCGCGCCCCCTCGCTGGGCGCCCGCCGCCCCTCCCGCCTGCACGCCATCGAGGAACTCCCCATCGCCCTCGGCATGTTGCTGGTGGCCCGCGGCGACTACCGCCACGCGGTCCTGGGTTCGGTGAACTACGGACGCGACTGCGACTCGATCGCCACGATGGCGGGTGCCCTCGCGGGCGCGCTGGGCTCGGAGATCCCGTCCGACTGGGCCAAGACCGTGGCGGAGGCCAGCCGCCTGGACCTGCACGCGCCGGCCACGACCCTGGCGGAGGTCGCCCGCCGGATCCACGCGCAGGACGTACGCCGCCGCCGGGCCCACGAGTCCGCCTTCGCCGCGCTGGCCTCGATCCGGTGACCCCCCTGGCCCCCCTCCGTCTCACCTGGGTCCAGCCGGAGGATCTTCTCGGTCACGAACTCCACCAGGCGGTACAGGACGGCCGTGCGCCCTCGGCCGTCGCGGCCCGCTGGCGCGCGGCCGGCGGCCCCCCGGCGCCCCTCCGCGCCGGCGCCTCCCCCCAGCGGGTCTCCCGCTACCTGCGGCAACTCGCCGAGGACCTGCTGGACGAACTGGCGGACCTGCCGAGCGGGTTGCGGGAGGTGGAGCCGACGGACCTGAGCGGGATCAAGGCGCTCTGCCCGAACTGGCCGGCGCCCCCGTCCGCCCCCGGCGCCCCGCCCGCACCACCCCGCCCCACCCCGGCCGCGTACCTCCCCCGTCTGGAAGCCGCCTGGCTCGGCCGCGCCGTCGGCTGCCTCCTCGGCAAACCCGTCGAGAAGCTCCCCCTGTCCGCGATCCGCGCGCTCGCGAGGGCCGCCGGCAACTGGCCCCTCACCACCTGGTTCACCGCCCGCGGCGTCCCCGCGGAACTCCTCACCGCCCACCCCTGGAACCGTCGCTCGGCCCCCACCTCCCTCGCCGAGAACATCGACGGCATGCCCGAGGACGACGACCTCAACTACCCCCTGCTGAACCTCCTCCTACTCAGCCGCCACGGCCGCGACTTCACCACCACCGACGTGGCCACGCTCTGGCTCGCCGAACTCCCCGCGGGCCGCACCTTCACCGCCGAACGCGTCGCCTACCGCAACCTCCTCAGCGGCGTCGAGCCCCCGCACACCGCCCGCCACCGCAACCCGTTCCGCGAATGGATCGGCGCCCTGATCCGCGCCGACGTCCACGGCTGGACCAACCCCGGCGACCCGGCCGGCGCGGCCGAACAGGCTCACCGCGACGCCACCCTCACCCACACCGCGAACGGCGTCCACGCGGCGATGTTCGTCGCGGCCACCATCGCGGAAGCGGCCACCGGCACCCACGACATCCACCACTGCCTGCGCACCGGCCTCACGGTCGTGCCCCCGGACTCCCGCCTGGCGAAGGCGATCCGCCACGCCCTGCGACTGGCCACCGCCCACCGCGACTTCGACACGGTCGTCGACGAACTCCACGCCACCTACGCCGACCACCACTGGGTCCACGTCCTGCCCAACACGGCCCTGCTCACCGCCGCCCTCACCCACGCCGACGGCGACTTCACGGCCTCCATCTGCCGCGCGGTGTCCGGCGGTTGGGACACCGACTCCAACGGCGCGACGGCGGGCAGCATCGCCGGCCTGCTCGCCGGCTCCCCGGACGCGCTCCCCGAGCGCTGGACGGCCCCCCTCAAGAACCGCCTGGCCACCTCGATCGCCGACTTCAACGGCACCGGCTTCGACACCCTGGCCCACCTCACCCTCCGGGAGATCCCCCACCCATGACCGAGGCGTACGACCCCCCGCTCTCCCACCTCCGCGTCCTCGACCTCGCCACCCTCTTCGCCGGTCCCCTCGCCGCCACGATGCTCGGCGACTTCGGCGCGGAGGTCATCAAGGTCGAGCACCCCACGAAGCCGGACCCGTCCCGCGGCCACGGCCCCTCGAAGAACGGCGTGGGCCTGTGGTGGAAACTGCTGGGCCGCAACAAGCGCACCCTGACGCTGAACCTCTCCACCCCCGGCGGCCGGGACACCCTGCTGCGCCTGGCCGCCACCGCCGACGTGGTCATCGAGAACTTCCGCCCCGGCACCCTGGAGAAGTGGGGCCTCGGCTGGAAGGAACTGTCGACGGTGAACCCCCGCCTGGTCCTCGCCCGGGTCACCGGCTTCGGTCAGTTCGGCCCGTACGCGCACCGCCCCGGCTTCGGCACGCTCGCCGAGGCGATGAGCGGCTTCGCCGCGATCACCGGCGAGCCGGACGCCCCACCGGTCCTGCCCCCCTTCGGCCTCGCCGACTCGATCGCGGGACTGGCGACGGCGTACGCGGTGATGACCGCCCTCGCCGCGCGTGACCGGACCGGCGAGGGGCAGACGGTCGACATGGCGATCATCGAGCCGATCCTCACCGTCCTCGGCCCCCAACCCCTCTGGTACGACCAGCTCGGCCATGTCCAGTCCCGCACCGGCAACCGCTCCGCCAACAACGCTCCCCGCAACACCTACCGCACGGCGGACGGCTCCTGGGTGGCCGTCTCCACCTCCGCCCAGTCGATCGCGGAACGGGTGATGCGCCTGGTCGGCCGCCCCGAGCTGATCGACGAGCCCTGGTTCGCGTCCGGGGCGGAGCGGGCCCGCCACACTGACGTCCTGGACGAGGCGGTCGGCGCGTGGATCGCCCGCCGCACCCGCGAGGAGGTCATCGATGTGTTCGAGAAGGCGGAGGCGGCCGTCGCCCCGATCCAGGACATCACCGACGTGATGGCCGACCCCCAGTACCGGGCCCTGGACACCGTCACCACCGTGGACGACCCCGATCTCGGACCGCTGCGCATGCAGAACGTCCTCTTCCGGCTCTCCGACACGCCCGGCTCGATCCGCTGGGCGGGCCGCGCCCACGGCGCCGACACGGACTCGGTCCTCACCGAACTGGGCCTGTCGGACACGGACATCGAGACCCTCCGCAAGGAGGGCGCCCTGTGAACCCCATCCCCCTGACCTGGCTGTACGCCCCCGGCGACCGTCCGGAGGTGGTCACCAAGGCCCTGGCCTCCGGCGCGGACGTGGTGATCGTGGACCTGGAGGACGCGGTGGCCCCGGAGCGCAAGGCCTACGCCCGCGCGGCCACGGCCGACCTGCTCTCGGCCCCGCCCCCCGTGCCCGTCCACGTACGGGTGAACGCTCTGCACACCCCGGACGCCGAACAGGACCTCAAGGCCCTCTCGCCCCTGCTCGGCCTGTCGGGGCTCCGCCTCCCGAAGGTCACCTCCCCCGCCGAGGTCACCGCCGTCGCGGAGGGGACCGCTCACGCGGAAGGGGGCCCGATCCCTCTGTACGCCCTCCTCGAATCGGCCCTGGGCGTGGAACGCGCCTACGACATCGCCACCGCGCATCCCGCGCTGCGCGGCATGGCGCTGGGCGAGGCGGACCTCCGCGCCGACCTGGCCGTCCACCACGACCGGGCCCTCGACTGGCCCCGCTCCCGGGTGGTCCTCGCGGCGCGCGCGGCGGGCCTCCCCTCACCGGCCCAGTCGATCCACCCGGACATCAGGGACCTCGAAGGCCTGGCCGTCTCCTGTGCGCACGGCCGCGCCCTCGGCTTCCTGGGCCGCGCCGCCATCCACCCCCGCCAGCTCCCGGTCATCGAGCGCGCCTACGCCCCCACCCCGCAGGAGGTGGAATCGGCCGAGGAGACCCTCAGAGCCGCGACCACCACCCCCGGCGCCCAGGCCCTCCCCGACGGCCGCTTCGTCGACCCGGCCGTGGTGGCCGCCGCCCAGAGAACCCTGACCTTGGCCAACCGCCCCACCAGACACTGACACCCACGTGCCGCGTGGTTCCCCGCGCCCCGACGCCGTTCAGACTCGCGGGGTCGGCGTCCAACCTGCCGGGGCCGAGGCCTCCGGCCCGCAGGCCTGGTTCTTCAGGGGCGCCGGGAACTGCGCGAGAAGCCCCATCGAAGCCGCAGCAGCCCCGAACCCAAAGCGCCCACCCGCCCCCTTAGGGGCAGATGGGTGCTCGAACAACTACGGGTCAGCTCTTCTCCGCGGACTCGGCCTTCTTCCCGACCACGGGGTCGGAGACTTCCGCATCCTTCTTCTTCTCGACGTCCTCGACGCTCTTGTCCTCGACGCTCTTGCCCTTGACGCTCTTGGCGTCCTTGACGTCGTCGACATCCTTCGCGTCGGTCTTCCCCGAGGCCTCCGCCGACTCCGAGTCCCCGTCGTCCTTCCGGTCCACCGCGGCGGCGCCCTCGTCCCCGTTCCCGTCGGAGACGCCCGGCTCGACGACCTCTTCCCGCCCCGGCCGCTTCCGCGCCGACAGGACCAGATAGATCACCGCGAGGACGAAGACGAGCAGCGCGGTCCAGTTGTTCAGGCGCAGCCCGAGGATGTGGTGGGCCTCGTCGACCCGCATGTACTCGATCCAGAACCGCCCGACGCAGTACGAGGCGACGTACAGCGCGAACGCCCGCCCGTGCCCGAGGGTGAAGCGACGGTCCGCCCAGATGACGAGGAGCGCGACGCCGATGCACCACAGCGACTCGTAGAGGAAGGTCGGGTGGTACGTGCCCGGCAGCCGTCCGTCCGTGGAGGAGGTGATCTCCACGGCCCACGGGAGATCGGTCGGCTTGCCGTACAGCTCCTGGTTGAACCAGTTGCCCCACCGCCCGATCGCCTGCGCGAGGGCGATGCCGGGCGCGACGGCGTCGGCGTACGCGGGCAGCGGGATCCCGCGCCGGCGACAGCCGATCCACGCACCCACCGCGCCGAGCGCGATCGCGCCCCAGATACCGAGCCCGCCCTCCCAGACCTTGAAGGCGTCGACCCAGTCACGGCCCTCGCTGAAGTACAGCTCGTAGTCCGTGATCACGTGGTAGAGCCGCCCGCCGACCAGGCCGAAGGGCACGGCCCAGACGGCGATGTCGGCGATCGTGCCGGCCTGTCCGCCCCGGGCGACCCAGCGTTTGTTGCCGAGCCAGACGGCTACGAAGACACCGATGATGATGCAGAAGGCGTAGCCGCGCAGCGGGACGGGACCGAGGTAGAGCACCCCGCGCGACGGGCTGGGAATGTAGGCAAGTTCCATGGCAGGGTCGACGCTACCCTGTCGGGCCCGGCCGACGGCGGGCGGCCCGGCAACGGGTCCATAACGCCGTGTCACCTCTGGCGCGACGCCTCACCGCCCCCGGCAGCCCCTCGGCTCACACGCCGCTCTCACCCTTTTGCCCTCGCCTCCACCATCTGCTTCAGCTTGGCGGGGGTCATGGACTGGTCCGCGTAGATGTTGGTGCCGTTGAGGAAGACGCTCGGCGTGCCGGAGAAACCGCCCTTCTGGAACGCCTCGTTCGACTTGGCGACCCAGCTGTTGTGCTTGCCGTCCTCGACGCAGGTGCGGAAGGGCGCGGTGTCCAGTCCGTCCACCTTCTTCGCCAGGTCGAGGAGCTTGGTCTCGTCGGCGAAGTCGTCGTTCGTCTCGGGCGGCTGGTTCTCGTAGAGCACGTCGTGGTAGGCCGGGAAGCTGCCCTCGTTCTGTGCGCAGGCGGCGGCGTTGGCGGCCTTGCGGGAGCCGCTGCCGCCCATGTTCCCGTCGATCAGGGTGGCGAGGTGGTACTCGACCT is drawn from Streptomyces bottropensis ATCC 25435 and contains these coding sequences:
- the lgt gene encoding prolipoprotein diacylglyceryl transferase yields the protein MELAYIPSPSRGVLYLGPVPLRGYAFCIIIGVFVAVWLGNKRWVARGGQAGTIADIAVWAVPFGLVGGRLYHVITDYELYFSEGRDWVDAFKVWEGGLGIWGAIALGAVGAWIGCRRRGIPLPAYADAVAPGIALAQAIGRWGNWFNQELYGKPTDLPWAVEITSSTDGRLPGTYHPTFLYESLWCIGVALLVIWADRRFTLGHGRAFALYVASYCVGRFWIEYMRVDEAHHILGLRLNNWTALLVFVLAVIYLVLSARKRPGREEVVEPGVSDGNGDEGAAAVDRKDDGDSESAEASGKTDAKDVDDVKDAKSVKGKSVEDKSVEDVEKKKDAEVSDPVVGKKAESAEKS
- a CDS encoding ADP-ribosylglycohydrolase family protein is translated as MTPLAPLRLTWVQPEDLLGHELHQAVQDGRAPSAVAARWRAAGGPPAPLRAGASPQRVSRYLRQLAEDLLDELADLPSGLREVEPTDLSGIKALCPNWPAPPSAPGAPPAPPRPTPAAYLPRLEAAWLGRAVGCLLGKPVEKLPLSAIRALARAAGNWPLTTWFTARGVPAELLTAHPWNRRSAPTSLAENIDGMPEDDDLNYPLLNLLLLSRHGRDFTTTDVATLWLAELPAGRTFTAERVAYRNLLSGVEPPHTARHRNPFREWIGALIRADVHGWTNPGDPAGAAEQAHRDATLTHTANGVHAAMFVAATIAEAATGTHDIHHCLRTGLTVVPPDSRLAKAIRHALRLATAHRDFDTVVDELHATYADHHWVHVLPNTALLTAALTHADGDFTASICRAVSGGWDTDSNGATAGSIAGLLAGSPDALPERWTAPLKNRLATSIADFNGTGFDTLAHLTLREIPHP
- a CDS encoding HpcH/HpaI aldolase/citrate lyase family protein, with amino-acid sequence MNPIPLTWLYAPGDRPEVVTKALASGADVVIVDLEDAVAPERKAYARAATADLLSAPPPVPVHVRVNALHTPDAEQDLKALSPLLGLSGLRLPKVTSPAEVTAVAEGTAHAEGGPIPLYALLESALGVERAYDIATAHPALRGMALGEADLRADLAVHHDRALDWPRSRVVLAARAAGLPSPAQSIHPDIRDLEGLAVSCAHGRALGFLGRAAIHPRQLPVIERAYAPTPQEVESAEETLRAATTTPGAQALPDGRFVDPAVVAAAQRTLTLANRPTRH
- a CDS encoding DsbA family protein: MSEKNREGKRTARERLAEEREKQKTAEKRRKVLIVGASVLGVLGLAAVIGVVAANAGKDDADSAGPVVAPSGANGEDSLAIPVGDPGAKSTLSVWEDFRCPACKSFEDAYRSTIHELTEAGKLKVEYHLATLIDGNMGGSGSRKAANAAACAQNEGSFPAYHDVLYENQPPETNDDFADETKLLDLAKKVDGLDTAPFRTCVEDGKHNSWVAKSNEAFQKGGFSGTPSVFLNGTNIYADQSMTPAKLKQMVEARAKG
- a CDS encoding ADP-ribosylglycohydrolase family protein, coding for MTPSKEPPTAVTLEERITGALVGAAVGDALGGPVEGYSPEQIAERHGGRVHGVVGPWNGDDWRTARPIAPYHKGDGHVTDDTLMTHALIRVYDRVRDHLDAYAVAEHLVPDMMTTPRWIPELEAEALPLQRVFLAEKWLVARIHYGHVDPREAGTGNIVNCGAAMYMAPVGLVNAADPPGAYAEALDIAGAHQSSYGREAAGVFAAGVAAACTPGATAESVIETCLALAKDGTRAAIEAVCEVAAPLRDFESALRPLREAVAPFDTVGPDYRAPSLGARRPSRLHAIEELPIALGMLLVARGDYRHAVLGSVNYGRDCDSIATMAGALAGALGSEIPSDWAKTVAEASRLDLHAPATTLAEVARRIHAQDVRRRRAHESAFAALASIR
- a CDS encoding ADP-ribosylglycohydrolase family protein; this encodes MTPPTPWDETTPTAPSTEDDDTRRTATPTGTPTGTPTADEELALTPAHTPRDEPALTPAHPPHEHPGTGSPTPTPEPAVTVAVGEVPAQGPPAPDDEIRTHRAGGRTDPAAGAAEDDMTPRPPRGSRIEGLLLGLAAGDAAGWPAARHRAARMPEWTRRLTRELDTFAEQNATTTLPVPIALNQPPEPLRLGPSDDAEWAAFAAEALLRAGDAAALGDLSLERRTRASIDLSWNAVASEIAAAAERAPEVESAVLPLRARISVRAGLGNLATGLRPPATGHDNPHYFDDAACVRACVLAAAHPGDPRRAADLAEFDARYTQDGDGVHGARAMAAALALALVGANVDDCAAAALAELPAETEIGRNARHALDLAHRHREEGTFALVPLLEHQIVDHVYSYGIAAAETVPVALALATAAEGRIAEAVPAAACLSRVADSAPALAGALTGALGGAAAIPDSWRNACRTLSGCALPRLTGTDLVHLAELLATTELATPGG
- a CDS encoding CaiB/BaiF CoA transferase family protein, which gives rise to MTEAYDPPLSHLRVLDLATLFAGPLAATMLGDFGAEVIKVEHPTKPDPSRGHGPSKNGVGLWWKLLGRNKRTLTLNLSTPGGRDTLLRLAATADVVIENFRPGTLEKWGLGWKELSTVNPRLVLARVTGFGQFGPYAHRPGFGTLAEAMSGFAAITGEPDAPPVLPPFGLADSIAGLATAYAVMTALAARDRTGEGQTVDMAIIEPILTVLGPQPLWYDQLGHVQSRTGNRSANNAPRNTYRTADGSWVAVSTSAQSIAERVMRLVGRPELIDEPWFASGAERARHTDVLDEAVGAWIARRTREEVIDVFEKAEAAVAPIQDITDVMADPQYRALDTVTTVDDPDLGPLRMQNVLFRLSDTPGSIRWAGRAHGADTDSVLTELGLSDTDIETLRKEGAL